In Rhodopirellula sp. P2, the DNA window GCTTCGGTTCGCCGGACGAATTACCCCAACGTTCGTGGTGATCTGAGTGATCCCAAGGTCAGTATGCTGGCGGAATCCTTCGGCACGGACGTGATCATGAATGGTCCGGGGCCCGCGGGGGCGCTGCGTCGCGAGGCCTGCTTGGCGGGCTGTCCAACAATCGTGATGGAGGGCGGCGAAGTCTGGAAGGCAGAGCCTCGGATCGTGGAGATTGCCGTTCGTGGCGTCCGAAACGTGCTCGCGAAGTTGGAAATGATCGATGGTGAGGCGGAGGTTCCCGAGGCTCGGTTCCATGTTGAAACGGCCAAGTGGGTCCGGGCGGAGAAGGGTGGCTTCCTTCAATTTCACGTCGGTCCCGGGGATTTCGTTGAAAAGGGGCAACCGCTGGCGACCAACACAACGTTGTTGGGGTTCGAACGCAGTGTCTTGATTTCGCCGTTTGACAGCGTCGTCATTGGCATGACAACGTTGCCTGCCGTTTCGCCTGGCGAGCCCGTTTTTCACTTGGGGCGTTTGCCAGCGGGGGTCAAACCCAAGACCGTGGATCGTCAGCGAGTGTCCGACGATGGGCTGGAATCACGCGTGGTCGAAGATTTGGCCAGCAATCTGGTGGTTGTCGATCGGCCAGAGGAAGAGGCCTCGTGAGAGTGCGGCGTGGGTGTGGTCAGGTCCAGCGGGCCTGACCTGGCCG includes these proteins:
- a CDS encoding succinylglutamate desuccinylase/aspartoacylase family protein, which encodes MDSPKHVGNWSGKEVPAGEQRSIHLAVSESYSGISLRIPIFVQRAVNPGPVVFVTAALHGDELNGTGAVRQLIQDENLELKAGALILVPVLNLLAFERHSRYLPDRRDLNRCFPGSFSGSLAGRVARTIFDEIVGRSDYGIDLHTASVRRTNYPNVRGDLSDPKVSMLAESFGTDVIMNGPGPAGALRREACLAGCPTIVMEGGEVWKAEPRIVEIAVRGVRNVLAKLEMIDGEAEVPEARFHVETAKWVRAEKGGFLQFHVGPGDFVEKGQPLATNTTLLGFERSVLISPFDSVVIGMTTLPAVSPGEPVFHLGRLPAGVKPKTVDRQRVSDDGLESRVVEDLASNLVVVDRPEEEAS